A stretch of the Strigops habroptila isolate Jane chromosome 15, bStrHab1.2.pri, whole genome shotgun sequence genome encodes the following:
- the ABCA2 gene encoding ATP-binding cassette sub-family A member 2 isoform X1, with amino-acid sequence MGFLHQLHLLLWKNVTLKRRSPWVLTFEIFIPLVLFFILLGLRQKKPTIPVKEVSFYTAAPLTSAGILPVMQSLCPDGQRDEFGFLQYSNSTVTQLLEHLTEAVEQSSLFDPEHPGLEEELESLRRHLEALSSSEPSSMETHFSNTAGSGFTLAWAAKDRGELHRFLTQNLSLPNSTAELLLGSSVDLREVYRLFFGSFPLVPDDTWERDLWDGFGASEKMTRLEQSLPGGWRSLREGLVHRALRDPAAAPRRPALLRLLSRALGLATPAPTSSDSPQALITEMEGVLFTGPMLEQLTCERSPVGLRRLLRVGPAQQPVLQAYRTLACNGSRAARHDRFTQLAAELREQLDTPRIVSRLKLDEVNSTAAQHRLRALLEDLVEMEKVLRDVNILSALAKLLPRGACASKAPLPTANSTGWANANTTASNTTMEEEGAGGSPAGGDNPQGQFSAFVQLWAGLQPILCGNNRTIEPEALKQGNMSSLGFTSKEQRNLGLLVHLMTSNPKILYAPVGTEVDKVILKANETFAFVGNVTHYAKAWLNISPEIRAYLEEGRLQRRIRWLQQFTADLHKHPEILNVSDSDVLHNFLNGNFSLPNASVLLQQLDTIDNAACGWVHFMAKVSVDIFKGFPDEESIVNYTLNQAYQDNVTVFASVIFQTNRDGSLPPHVMYKIRQNSSFTEKTNEIRRAYWRPGPNTGGRFYFLYGFVWIQDMMERALINTFVGHDVVEPGNYVQMFPYPCYTRDDFLFVIEHMMPLCMVISWVYSVAMMIQHIVTEKEHRLKEVMKMMGLNNAVHWVAWFITGFVQLSISVTALTAILKYGKVLMHSDVLIIWLFLAIYAVATIMFCFLVSVLYSKAKLASACGGIIYFLSYVPYMYVAIREEVAHDKITAFEKCIASLMSTTAFGLGSKYFALYEVAGVGIQWHTFSQSPVEGDDFNLLLSMMMLIVDAVVYGVLTWYIEAVHPGMFGLPRPWYFPFQKSYWLGNGRVETWEWTWPWSRTTRLSIMEEDQACAMESRRMAEETRGIEEEPTHLPLVVCIDKLTKVYKTDKKLALNKLSLNLYENQVVSFLGHNGAGKTTTMSILTGLFPPTSGSATIYGHDIRTEMDEIRKNLGMCPQHNVLFDRLTVEEHLWFYSQLKSMAEEEIRKEMDKMIEDLELSNKRHSLVQTLSGGMKRKLSVAIAFVGGSRAVILDEPTAGVDPYARRAIWDLILKYKPGRTILLSTHHMDEADLLGDRIAIISHGKLKCCGSPLFLKSTYGDGYKLTVVKKQSDTRNGTEPAQLHSPPAHCSVSPCSEPRVSQFIKKYVASCLLISDTNTELSYVLPSEAVKKGCFERLFQHLEQSLEELDLTSFGLMDTTLEEVFLKVSEEDQSLENSDADMKESKKDTLQPPTTELGPKPEANGDVLAEAAVLEKPEVELSNLVTCSKLAQSQASLRSASSVGSVRGDEGGAYSEFFGDYAPLFDNRQDPDNISLQEQEVEVEDHDLAGQGSFKLEGSWLKLRQFHGLIVKRFHCAKRNTKALFSQILLPAFFVCVAMTVALSVPEIGDLPPLILSPSQYHNYTQPKGNFIPYANEERREYRIRLSPDASPQQLVNTFHLPSGVGATCVLKTPFNNTLDQPMQNLNSNESKMLAAKYFDAMCIDSFTQGLPLSNFVPPPPSPAPSDYPISVDEDLLRAWNSTTFSSAVKETVTSAPALPHIVHEPIKCTCSMQGTGFSCPSGVGGHPPQMKVVTGDILADITGRNVSEYLLYTSDRFRLHRYGALTFGNVQKSIPASFGARAPATVRKIAVRRTAQVFYNNKGYHSMPTYLNALNNAILRANLPKSKGNPAAYGITVTNHPMNKTSASLSLDYLLQGTDVVIAIFIIVAMSFVPASFVVFLVAEKATKAKHLQFVSGCDPVIYWLANYVWDMLNYLVPATCCIIILFVFDLPAYTSPTNFPAVLSLFLLYGWSITPIMYPASFWFEVPSSAYVFLIVINLFIGITATVATFLLQLFEHDKDLKVVNSYLKSCFLVFPNYNLGHGLMEMAYNEYINEYYAKIGQFDKMKSPFEWDIVTRGLVAMTIEGFVGFFITIMCQYNFFRKPQRLPVSTKPIEDDIDVANERHRVLRGDADNDMLKIENLTKVYKSRKIGRILAVDRLCVGVRPGECFGLLGVNGAGKTTTFKMLTGDESTTGGEAFINGHSILKELLQVQQSLGYCPQFDALFDELTAQEHLELYTRLRGIPWKDEERVVKWALKKLELTKYADKPASTYSGGNKRKLSTAIALIGYPAFIFLDEPTTGMDPKARRFLWNLILDVIKTGRSVVLTSHSMEECEALCTRLAIMVNGRLKCLGSIQHLKNRFGDGYMITVRTKSSLNVKEVVRFFNRNFPEAVLKERHHTKAQYQLKSDQISLAQVFSKMEQVVDVLGIEDYSVSQTTLDNVFVNFAKKQSDNLEQQETSPSCTLQSPLERVLSLLRPRAAPTELRALVVEEQEDLETDDEGLISFEEERAQLSFNTDTLC; translated from the exons atGGGGttcctgcaccagctccatctcctgctctgGAAGAACGTGACGCTGAAGAGGCGCAGCCCG TGGGTGCTGACCTTTGAGATCTTCATCCCCCTGGTGCTCTTCTTCATCCTCCTGGGGCTGCGGCAGAAGAAGCCAACCATCCCTGTGAAGGAAG TCT CTTTCTACACGGCGGCGCCGCTCACCTCGGCCGGGATCCTGCCCGTCATGCAGTCCCTGTGCCCTGATGGCCAGCGCGACGAGTTTGGCTTCCTGCAGTATTCCAACTCCAC GGTGACGCAGCTCCTGGAGCACCTCACTGAAGcagtggagcagagcagcctctTCGACCCAGAGCACccggggctggaggaggagctggagtcACTGCGCAGGCACTTGGAGGctctcagcagcagtgagcCCAGCTCCATGGAGACCCACTTCAGCAACACAGCAG GATCCGGCTTCACGCTGGCATGGGCAGCCAAGGACCGGGGCGAGTTGCACCGCTTCCTGACACAGAACCTGTCCCTGCCCAACAGCACAGCCGAGCTGCTCCTGGGCTCCAGCGTTGACCTGCGGGAG GTCTATCGCCTGTTTTTTGGTTCCTTTCCTTTGGTACCCGATGACACCTGGGAACGAGACCTGTGGGATGGGTTTGGCGCCAGTGAGAAGATGACGCGGCTAGAG CAGAGCCTGCCAGGTGGCTGGAGGAGCCTGCGGGAGGGGCTGGTGCACAGGGCGCTGCGGGACCCCGCCGCAGCCCCACGCCGCCCAGCGCTCCTGCGCCTGCTCTCCCGGGCCCTGGGCCTCGCCACGccagcacccacctcctccGACAGTCCCCAGGCCCTCATCACCGAGATGGAG GGTGTCCTCTTCACGGGGCCAATGCTGGAGCAGCTGACGTGCGAGCGGAGCCCTGTGGGGCTGCGGCGCCTCCTGCGTGTGGGCCCGGCgcagcagccagtgctgcaggcGTACCGCACCCTGGCCTGCAATGGCAGCCGTGCCGCCCGCCATGACCGCTTCACCCAGCTCGCGGCTGAGCTGCGGGAACAGCTGGACACCCCCAGGATTGTCAGCAGG ctgaagctggATGAGGTGAACAGCACAGCCGCCCAGCACCGCCTCCGTGCCCTCCTGGAGGACCTGGTGGAGATGGAGAAGGTTCTCCGTGATGTGAACATCCTCTCAGCGCTGGCCAAGCTGCTGCCCAGAGGAGCCTGTGCCAGCAAGGCCCCGCTACCCACTGCCAACAGCACCGGCTGGGCCAACGCCAACACCACGGCCAGCAACACCACAATGGAGGAGGAGGGTGCCGGGGGGAGCCCGGCTGGGGGTGACAACCCTCAGGGGCAGTTCTCAGCATTTGTGCAGCTCTGGGCCGGGCTGCAGCCCATCCTCTGCGGCAACAACCG GACGATTGAGCCTGAGGCGCTGAAGCAGGGCAACATGAGCTCGCTGGGCTTCACCAGCAAGGAGCAGCGGAACTTGGGCCTCCTCGTGCACTTGATGACCAGCAACCCCAAAATCCTGTATGCGCCTGTGGGCACTGAAGTGGATAAGGTCATCCTGAAG GCTAACGAGACTTTTGCCTTTGTGGGCAACGTCACCCACTATGCTAAAGCATGGCTGAACATCTCCCCCGAGATCCGTGCCTACCTGGAGgagggcaggctgcagaggcGCATCCGCTGGCTCCAGCAG TTCACTGCTGACCTACACAAGCACCCAGAGATCCTGAATGTCTCTGATAGTGATGTTCTCCACAACTTCCTCAACGGCAACTTCTCCCTGCCCAACGCCAgtgtcctgctccagcagctggacACTATTGATAACGCTGCCTGTGGCTGGGTCCACTTCATGGCCAAG GTCAGCGTGGACATCTTCAAAGGCTTCCCAGATGAGGAGAGCATCGTCAACTACACGCTGAACCAGGCCTACCAGGACAACGTCACAGTCTTTGCCA GTGTCATCTTCCAGACCAACAGGGATGGGTCGCTGCCTCCCCACGTCATGTACAAGATCCGGCAGAACTCCAGCTTCACAGAGAAGACCAACGAGATCCGGCGGGCATACTGGCGTCCTGGCCCCAACACCGGCGGCCGCTTCTACTTCCTCTACGGCTTCGTCTGGATCCAGG ACATGATGGAGCGTGCCCTCATCAACACGTTTGTTGGCCACGATGTGGTGGAGCCTGGCAACTATGTGCAGATGTTCCCGTATCCATGTTACACCCGGGACGA CTTCCTCTTCGTCATTGAGCATATGATGCCCTTGTGCATGGTGATCTCCTGGGTCTACTCAGTGGCCATGATGATCCAGCACATTGTGACAGAGAAGGAACATCGCCTGAAAGAG GTGATGAAGATGATGGGTTTGAACAATGCAGTGCATTGGGTGGCTTGGTTCATTACCGGCTTCGTCCAGCTCTCCATCTCAGTCACGGCACTCACGGCCATCCTGAAGTATGGCAAGGTCCTGATGCACAGTGATGTCCTCATCATCTGGCTCTTTCTTGCCATCTATGCAGTGGCCACCATCATGTTCTG CTTCCTGGTATCCGTGCTCTACTCCAAGGCCAAGCTGGCCTCTGCCTGTGGCGGCATCATCTATTTCCTCAGCTATGTGCCCTACATGTATGTGGCCATCCGGGAGGAGGTGGCACATGACAAGATCACAGCCTTTGAGAAGTGCATTGCG TCCCTCATGTCCACTACAGCCTTCGGACTGGGCTCCAAGTACTTTGCACTGTATGAGGTGGCCGGTGTGGGCATCCAGTGGCACACCTTCAGCCAGTCACCTGTGGAAGGAGATGACTTCAACCTCCTCCTGTCCATGATGATGCTCATCGTGGATGCTGTGGTGTATGGCGTACTCACATGGTACATTGAGGCTGTGCACCCAG GTATGTTTGGCTTGCCGCGGCCCTGGTACTTCCCCTTCCAGAAGTCCTACTGGCTGGGCAACGGGCGAGTGGAGACCTGGGAGTGGACATGGCCCTGGTCCCGCACCACCCGCCTCAGCATCATGGAGGAGGATCAGGCCTGTGCCATGGAGAGCCGGAGGATGG CAGAGGAGACACGTGGCATCGAGGAGGAGCCCACCCACCTCCCCTTGGTTGTCTGCATTGACAAGCTCACCAAGGTctacaagacagacaagaaGCTGGCGCTGAACAAGCTGAGCCTCAACCTCTATGAGAACCAGGTGGTGTCCTTCCTGGGGCACAACGGCGCAGGGAAAACCACCACCAT GTCCATCCTCACTGGCTTGTTCCCTCCGACCTCGGGCTCCGCTACCATCTACGGCCATGATATCCGAACGGAGATGGATGAGATCCGGAAGAACCTGGGCATGTGTCCCCAGCACAATGTGCTGTTTGACAGGCTGACAGTGGAAGAGCACCTCTGGTTCTACTCGCAGCTCAAGAGCATGGCAGAGGAGGAGATCCGCAAAGAAATGGACAA GATGATTGAGGACCTGGAGCTGTCCAACAAACGCCATTCCCTGGTGCAGACCCTCTCAGGGGGCATGAAGAGGAAGCTCTCGGTGGCCATAGCCTTCGTGGGTGGGTCACGGGCCGTGATCTTGGACGAGCCCACGGCTGGTGTGGACCCATATGCACGCAGGGCCATCTGGGACCTCATCCTCAAGTACAAGCCAG GGAGGACCATCCTGCTCTCCACACACCACATGGACGAGGCTGACCTGCTGGGTGACCGCATCGCCATCATCTCCCATGGCAAGCTCAAGTGCTGTGGCTCTCCGCTCTTCCTTAAGAGCACGTATGGTGATGGCTACAAGCTGACAGTGGTGAAGAAGCAGTCGGACACCAGAAACGGCACAG AGCCAGCCCAGCTGCACAGCCCACCGGCCCACTGCTCTGTCAGCCCCTGCTCCGAGCCTCGTGTCTCCCAGTTCATCAAGAAGTATGTGGCCTCCTGCCTCCTCATCTCAGACACCAATACTGAGCTCTCCTATGTCCTGCCCAGCGAGGCTGTCAAGAAGGGGTGCTTTGAGAGGCTCTTCCAG CACTTGGAACAgagcctggaggagctggaccTCACCAGTTTTGGGCTGATGGACACCACACTGGAGGAGGTCTTCCTGAAGGTGTCTGAGGAGGACCAGTCTCTGGAGAACAGTGATGCGG ACATGAAGGAGTCCAAGAAGGacaccctgcagccacccaCCACTGAGCTGGGCCCAAAGCCCGAGGCCAACGGAGATGTCCTGGCCgaagcagctgtgctggagaagcCCGAGGTGGAGCTCAGTAACCTGGTGACATGCTCCAAGCTGGCGCAGTCACAGGCGTCCCTGCGCTCAGCCTCCTCGGTGGGCTCTGTGCGGGGTGACGAAGGTGGGGCTTATTCTGAGTTCTTTGGGGATTACGCACCCCTGTTCGATAACCGGCAGGACCCCGATAACATCAGTCTGCAAG AGCAAGAGGTGGAGGTGGAGGACCATGACCTGGCTGGGCAGGGGAGCTTCAAGCTGGAGGGCTCCTGGCTGAAGCTGCGCCAGTTCCATGGGCTGATTGTCAAACGCTTCCACTGCGCCAAGCGCAACACCAAGGCCCTCTTCTCGCAGATCCTCCTGCCCGCCTTCTTCGTCTGCGTGGCCATGACGGTGGCACTCTCTGTGCCTGAAATAG GTGACTTGCCACCCCTCATACTCTCGCCATCGCAGTACCACAACTACACCCAGCCCAAGGGCAACTTCATTCCTTATGCCAACGAAGAGCGGCGTGAGTACCG CATCAGACTGTCTCCTGACGCCAGCCCCCAGCAGCTGGTGAACACCTTCCACCTGCCCTCTGGTGTGGGGGCCACCTGCGTGCTTAAGACACCCTTCAACAACACGCTGGACCAGCCCATGCAGAACCTCAACAGCAATGAGTCCAAGATGCTGGCGGCCAAGTACTTCGATGCCATGTGCATTGACTCCTTCACCCAGGGCCTGCCGCTCTCCAACTTCGTGCCGCCGCCTCCATCCCCGGCTCCCTCTGACTACCCCATCTCAGTGGATGAGGACCTGCTCCGTGCCTGGAACTCCACGACTTTCTCTTCCGCCGTCAAAG aGACGGTGacctcagctcctgccttgcCCCACATTGTCCACGAGCCCATCAAGTGCACGTGCTCCATGCAGGGGACTGGCTTCTCCTGTCCCAGTGGTGTGGGGGGCCACCCGCCACAGATGAAGGTGGTGACAGGGGACATCCTGGCAGACATCACAGGGCGCAACGTCTCTGAGTATCTGCTCTACACCTCGGACCGCTTCCGGCTGCACAG GTACGGGGCACTCACCTTCGGCAACGTCCAGAAATCCATCCCAGCCTCCTTTGGGGCCAGGGCTCCTGCCACGGTGCGCAAGATTGCTGTGCGGAGGACAGCCCAG GTTTTCTACAACAACAAGGGCTATCACAGCATGCCCACCTACCTCAACGCTCTCAACAACGCCATCCTGCGAGCCAACTTGCCTAAGAGCAAAGGCAACCCTGCCGCCTATG GCATCACGGTCACCAACCACCCCATGAACAAGACGAGTGCCAGCCTGTCCCTGGATTACCT CCTGCAAGGTACCGATGTGGTGATCGCCATCTTCATCATCGTGGCCATGTCCTTTGTTCCAGCCAGCTTTGTGGTGTTCCTGGTGGCTGAAAAGGCCACCAAGGCCAAACATCTGCAGTTTGTGAGCGGCTGTGACCCTGTCATCTACTGGTTGGCCAACTACGTGTGGGACATG CTGAACTACCTGGTGCCGGCCACATGCTGCATCATCATCCTGTTTGTGTTCGACCTCCCGGCATATACCTCTCCTACCAACTTCCCTGCtgtcctctccctcttcctgctcTACGG CTGGTCCATCACACCCATCATGTACCCTGCCTCCTTCTGGTTTGAGGTGCCCAGCTCTGCCTACGTCTTCCTCATTGTCATCAACCTCTTCATCGGCATCACTGCCACTGTTGCCAcgttcctgctgcagctctttgaGCACGACAAG GATCTGAAGGTGGTGAACAGCTACCTGAAGAGTTGCTTCCTTGTATTCCCTAACTACAACCTGGGTCATGGCTTGATGGAGATGGCCTATAATGAGTACATCAACGAATACTATGCCAAGATTG GGCAGTTCGATAAAATGAAATCGCCCTTTGAATGGGACATCGTGACACGGGGGCTCGTTGCCATGACAATCGAAGGCTTTGTCGGCTTCTTCATCACCATCATGTGCCAGTACAACTTCTTCCGGAAGCCCCA GCGGTTGCCCGTCTCCACCAAACCAATAGAGGATGACATAGACGTGGCCAACGAGCGGCACCGTGTCCTGCGCGGCGATGCCGACAACGACATGCTGAAGATCGAGAACCTCACCAAG gTGTACAAGTCCCGCAAGATCGGGCGCATCCTGGCCGTGGACCGGCTCTGTGTTGGTGTGCGGCCCGGGGAGTGCTTCGGGCTGCTGGGTGTCAACGGAGCGGGCAAGACCACCACCTTCAAGATGTTGACAGGGGACGAGAGCACCACGGGTGGAGAGGCCTTCATTAATGGGCACAG catcctgaaGGAGCTCCTGCAGGTCCAGCAGAGCTTGGGCTACTGCCCCCAGTTCGATGCACTCTTCGATGAGCTGACAGCCCAGGAGCACCTCGAGCTCTACACCCGCCTGCGTGGCATTCCCTGGAAGGATGAGGAGCGG GTGGTCAAGTGGGCCCTGAAGAAGCTGGAGCTGACCAAGTACGCGGACAAACCTGCCAGCACCTACAGCGGGGGCAACAAGAGGAAGCTATCCACAGCTATCGCGCTGATCGGATACCCGGCCTTCATCTTCCTG GACGAACCCACCACGGGGATGGACCCCAAGGCACGGCGCTTCCTCTGGAACCTCATCCTGGATGTCATCAAAACAGGGCGCTCCGTGGTGCTCACATCTCACAG CATGGAGGAGTGCGAGGCGCTCTGCACCCGCCTGGCCATCATGGTGAACGGGCGGCTCAAGTGTCTTGGCAGCATCCAGCACCTGAAGAACCG GTTTGGCGATGGCTACATGATCACCGTGCGCACCAAGTCCAGCCTCAACGTCAAGGAGGTGGTGAGGTTCTTCAACCGCAACTTCCCTGAGGCTGTCCTCAAG GAGCGGCACCACACCAAGGCCCAGTACCAGCTGAAGTCGGACCAGATCTCGCTGGCGCAGGTCTTCAGCAAGATGGAGCAGGTGGTGGACGTGCTGGGCATTGAAGACTATTCCGTCAGCCAGACCACACTGGACAAT GTATTTGTGAATTTTGCCAAGAAGCAAAGTGACaacctggagcagcaggagacGAGCCCAAGCTGCACCTTGCAGTCGCCCCTGGAGCGTGTGCTGAGCTTGCTGCGCCCCCGGGCTGCCCCCACCGAGCTGCGGGCCCTCGTGGTGGAAGAGCAGGAGGACCTGGAGACCGACGACGAAGGCCTCATCAGCTTCGAGGAGGAGAGG GCTCAGCTCTCCTTCAACACGGACACTCTGTGCTGA